The sequence TATCCGCAGCGCAGAGCGTACGACTGGCGGGAATCGGACGTGATCGTCAGGCGGCCGTCACTTGGAGGAGACGCCGACCCCGATCTCGAACTCCCGGTAGACGCGGGCCCAGAAGCCGTCACGGAGCCAGACGCGGGCCTCGGGATAGGGGCGCAGGGAGTGGCCGAGCTCCTTCTCCGCCTCGATCAGCAGCTCGGTGTCGATGACCGTGGGGAGGATCGGGCCGGGGAGCAGGTCGCGGATGTTGTCGCGGCCGCGGGTGAGGATCCACTTCTGGGCCACGTGCTCGCCGACCTCCTCCACCCTCGGGCGGCTGGGGCCGAGCTTGGTGATCTGGCCGACCGGGGCCTTGGGTTTGATCGCGGCCGGGGTGCGGGCGGCGAAGACCTGGGCGGGGGAGGGCGCGGCCGGGGCGGCCGGGACGGGGACGGGGGCGCGGCTGAAGTAGGAGCGGAGGAAGTCGGCGCTGATGATCTCGACGGTGTCGGACTCCCAGACGAGGCGCTCGGCCTGGTTGGTGCCGTAGGGCGGTTCGACGCCCCACAGGTGGATCCGCACGCCGTAGGCCTGGGCGGCCTCGACGGCCGGGACCATGTCCTCGTCCCCGGCGAGCAGGATCGTGTCGCTCACCGCGTGGTGCCTGGCCAGTGCTTCCAGGTCGCTCCTGATCTGCGCGTCCACGCCCTTCTGCTGGCCCCGGGCGTTGAGGTTGCCCAGGCGCACCTTCACCCAGGGGAGCTGGGCGATGACGCGCTGGTCCACGGTCGGCACGCGGTCACGGGCGGCGTCGTACCAGTAGATCCTCAGCAGCTCGCCGTGAATGCGGGTTTCCGCGTGTTTCTGCAGTGCCTGGATCAGCTCGTCGGCCGAGACGCGGTATTCCTTGCGTTCTTTGGCACCAAGAAGCACTTCCCCCGCTGCCGCGTACAGATACCCCACGTCCACCAAGACTGCGTACTTCGCGGCAACGGGATGGGAGGTGAGGTCCAGGATGGTCATGTCGTCCTCCAGGCCTCGGAACTAGCTGATCGGCTGACTATATGCGCCCATTTCTTAGATAGTCCCAACTCTCGCGCAACTTGACACCCTGTTCTTCGGATCTATCTCGGCAGGGCGCTCGATCTCCATGCGCCTTGTCCAACCGGGAGAGGTTTTCGCATGCGATGTGCGGGATTACGCCATATTTCTGGTTTCCGTACGGCTTTCGCCGCCGGAGCGGTCCGCGACGCGAGCGCGACCACCAGAGCGGCGATCTCCTCCTGGGTCGCGTCGCCGTGAACGATCTTCAGGTGCGTCATAGCGGGATGTTCCCATGCTTCTTCGGGGGCAGGGTCGCGCGCTTGTTGCGCAGGGCACGCAGCGCCCTGACGATCCGCACGCGGGTCTCGGAGGGACGGATCACCGCATCCACATACCCGCGTTCGGCGGCGAGATACGGGTTGGCGAGAGCGTCCTCGTATTCGGTGAC comes from Streptosporangium roseum DSM 43021 and encodes:
- a CDS encoding NYN domain-containing protein, whose amino-acid sequence is MTILDLTSHPVAAKYAVLVDVGYLYAAAGEVLLGAKERKEYRVSADELIQALQKHAETRIHGELLRIYWYDAARDRVPTVDQRVIAQLPWVKVRLGNLNARGQQKGVDAQIRSDLEALARHHAVSDTILLAGDEDMVPAVEAAQAYGVRIHLWGVEPPYGTNQAERLVWESDTVEIISADFLRSYFSRAPVPVPAAPAAPSPAQVFAARTPAAIKPKAPVGQITKLGPSRPRVEEVGEHVAQKWILTRGRDNIRDLLPGPILPTVIDTELLIEAEKELGHSLRPYPEARVWLRDGFWARVYREFEIGVGVSSK
- a CDS encoding acyl-CoA carboxylase subunit epsilon, which codes for MTHLKIVHGDATQEEIAALVVALASRTAPAAKAVRKPEIWRNPAHRMRKPLPVGQGAWRSSALPR